The Anguilla anguilla isolate fAngAng1 chromosome 4, fAngAng1.pri, whole genome shotgun sequence genome has a window encoding:
- the LOC118225035 gene encoding zinc transporter ZIP3-like encodes MEIIVAKVLCLLAVFALMLAGVLIPVRVMQVDYEKAQRYRKILALCNSFGGGVFLATCFNALLPTVREKVADVLKLARIQTDYPLAETMMMIGLFLTVFVEQTVLTFRKEKPSFIDLETFNAGGSEAGSDSEYDTPFIAPPRGSAGGHHHHSHHHGHLSPSDLARAGPLRLASLVLALSAHSVFEGLALGLQEDGAKLGGLFLGVAIHETLAAVALGVNVVKASLPMRDAIKLGIAVSLMIPLGMGLGMGIETAQNLAGSIISVVLQGLAAGTFLFVTFFEILSRELEDKHDRLLKVLFLILGYGVLAGLVLIKW; translated from the exons ATGGAGATCATAGTGGCCAAAGTGCTTTGTCTGCTGGCAGTGTTTGCTCTCATGCTGGCTGGGGTTCTCATTCCAGTGCGGGTCATGCAGGTTGACTATGAGAAAGCCCAAAGATACAGGAAGATTCTTGCCCTCTGCAACTCGTTTGGTGGGGGCGTCTTTCTCGCTACCTGCTTTAATGCCCTTCTGCCTACTGTAAGAGAGAAG GTGGCGGATGTCCTAAAACTGGCGCGCATTCAGACGGACTACCCCCTGGCAGAGACTATGATGATGATAGGTCTCTTTCTGACGGTGTTTGTGGAGCAGACGGTGCTGACATTTCGCAAGGAGAAGCCATCTTTTATCGACCTTGAGACCTTCAATGCCGGCGGCTCTGAAGCCGGTAGCGACTCCGAGTATGACACGCCGTTCATCGCACCCCCCAGGGGCTCTGCAGGgggccaccaccaccactcgcACCATCACGGACACCTGAGCCCTTCGGATTTGGCACGGGCGGGACCATTACGCCTTGCCAGCTTGGTCCTTGCCCTGTCTGCCCACTCTGTCTTTGAGGGGCTGGCCCTAGGGCTGCAGGAGGATGGGGCCAAGCTAGGAGGCCTCTTTCTCGGGGTGGCCATCCACGAAACCCTGGCAGCTGTGGCACTAGGGGTTAATGTGGTCAAAGCCAGTCTGCCCATGCGGGATGCCATCAAGCTGGGCATCGCAGTGAGTCTCATGATCCCCCTGGGTATGGGTCTGGGTATGGGCATCGAGACCGCCCAGAACCTGGCGGGCAGCATCATCTCCGTGGTGCTCCAAGGACTGGCTGCGGGAACGTTCCTCTTCGTCACCTTCTTTGAGATCCTCTCCCGTGAGCTTGAGGACAAACACGACCGTCTGCTCAAGGTACTGTTCCTCATCTTGGGGTATGGTGTTCTAGCCGGCCTCGTCCTCATCAAATGGTGA